A window of the Equus przewalskii isolate Varuska chromosome 10, EquPr2, whole genome shotgun sequence genome harbors these coding sequences:
- the WFIKKN2 gene encoding WAP, Kazal, immunoglobulin, Kunitz and NTR domain-containing protein 2 isoform X2, whose protein sequence is MDVKGKKGPVGMPKEATCDHFMCLQQGSECDIWDGQPVCKCKDRCEKEPSFTCASDGLTYYNRCYMDAEACSKGITLAVVTCRYHFTWPNTSPPPPETTVRPTTASPETPGLDMVAPALLNHPVHQSVSMGETVSFLCDVVGRPRPEITWEKQLEDRENVVMWPNHVRGNVVVTNIAQLVIYNAQPQDAGIYTCTARNAAGVLRADFPLSVVRGAPAAASVEGSVNATAFPAAECLQPPDSEDCGEEQTRWHFDAQANNCLTFPFGHCHRNRNHFETYEACVLACMSGPLAVCSLPALQGPCKAYAPRWAYNSQTGQCQSFVYGGCEGNGNNFESREACEESCPFPRGTPRCPACKPRQKLVTSFCRSDFVILGRVSEVTEEPDSGRALVTVDEVLKDEKMGLKFLGREPLEVTLLHVDWTCPCPNVTVGDTPLIIMGEVDSGMAMLRPESFVGASSSRRVRKLREVMHKKTCDVLKEFPGLQ, encoded by the coding sequence ATGGACGTGAAGGGGAAGAAGGGCCCGGTGGGCATGCCCAAGGAGGCCACGTGCGACCACTTCATGTGTCTGCAGCAGGGCTCCGAGTGTGACATCTGGGACGGCCAGCCTGTGTGTAAATGCAAAGATCGCTGTGAGAAGGAGCCCAGTTTTACCTGCGCTTCGGACGGCCTCACCTATTATAACCGCTGCTACATGGACGCGGAGGCCTGCTCCAAGGGCATCACGCTGGCCGTGGTCACCTGCCGCTATCACTTCACCTGGCCCAACACCAGCCCCCCGCCGCCCGAGACCACCGTGCGCCCCACCACGGCCTCCCCGGAGACCCCCGGGCTGGACATGGTGGCCCCAGCTCTGCTCAACCACCCTGTGCACCAGTCGGTCAGCATGGGGGAGACGGTGAGCTTCCTCTGTGACGTGGTGGGCCGGCCCCGGCCTGAGATCACCTGGGAGAAGCAGCTGGAGGATCGAGAGAACGTGGTCATGTGGCCCAACCATGTGCGCGGCAACGTGGTGGTCACCAACATTGCCCAGCTGGTCATCTATAACGCCCAGCCGCAGGACGCCGGCATCTACACCTGCACAGCCCGCAACGCCGCCGGGGTCCTTCGCGCCGACTTCCCGCTGTCGGTGGTCAGGGGGGCGCCGGCCGCGGCCAGCGTGGAGGGCAGCGTCAACGCCACGGCTTTCCCCGCGGCTGAGTGCCTGCAGCCGCCCGACAGCGAGGACTGCGGCGAGGAGCAGACCCGCTGGCACTTCGACGCCCAGGCCAACAACTGCCTCACCTTCCCCTTCGGCCACTGCCACCGCAACCGCAACCACTTTGAGACCTACGAGGCCTGCGTGCTGGCCTGCATGAGCGGGCCGCTGGCCGTGTGCAGCCTGCCCGCCCTGCAGGGGCCCTGCAAGGCCTACGCGCCCCGCTGGGCCTACAACAGCCAGACGGGCCAGTGCCAGTCCTTCGTCTACGGCGGCTGCGAGGGCAACGGCAACAACTTCGAGAGCCGTGAGGCCTGCGAGGAGTCCTGCCCCTTCCCTCGGGGGACCCCGCGCTGCCCGGCCTGCAAGCCCAGGCAGAAGCTCGTTACCAGCTTCTGCCGGAGCGACTTTGTCATCTTGGGCCGAGTCTCCGAGGTGACGGAGGAGCCCGACTCGGGTCGCGCCCTGGTGACCGTGGATGAGGTCCTAAAGGATGAGAAGATGGGCCTCAAGTTCCTGGGCCGGGAGCCGCTGGAGGTCACCCTGCTGCACGTGGACTGGACCTGCCCCTGCCCCAATGTGACGGTGGGCGACACCCCGCTCATCATCATGGGCGAGGTGGACAGCGGCATGGCCATGCTGCGGCCCGAGAGCTTCGTGGGGGCGTCGAGCAGCCGGCGGGTTAGGAAGCTGCGTGAGGTCATGCACAAGAAGACCTGCGACGTCCTCAAGGAGTTCCCGGGCTTGCAGTGa
- the WFIKKN2 gene encoding WAP, Kazal, immunoglobulin, Kunitz and NTR domain-containing protein 2 isoform X1, translating into MWALGCRRFWFCWGQVAVLLLLLGVPPRGLALPPIRYSHAGICPNDMNPNLWVDAQSTCKRECETDQECETYEKCCPNVCGTKSCVAARYMDVKGKKGPVGMPKEATCDHFMCLQQGSECDIWDGQPVCKCKDRCEKEPSFTCASDGLTYYNRCYMDAEACSKGITLAVVTCRYHFTWPNTSPPPPETTVRPTTASPETPGLDMVAPALLNHPVHQSVSMGETVSFLCDVVGRPRPEITWEKQLEDRENVVMWPNHVRGNVVVTNIAQLVIYNAQPQDAGIYTCTARNAAGVLRADFPLSVVRGAPAAASVEGSVNATAFPAAECLQPPDSEDCGEEQTRWHFDAQANNCLTFPFGHCHRNRNHFETYEACVLACMSGPLAVCSLPALQGPCKAYAPRWAYNSQTGQCQSFVYGGCEGNGNNFESREACEESCPFPRGTPRCPACKPRQKLVTSFCRSDFVILGRVSEVTEEPDSGRALVTVDEVLKDEKMGLKFLGREPLEVTLLHVDWTCPCPNVTVGDTPLIIMGEVDSGMAMLRPESFVGASSSRRVRKLREVMHKKTCDVLKEFPGLQ; encoded by the exons ATGTGGGCCCTGGGGTGCCGCCGGTTCTGGTTCTGCTGGGGGCAGGTggcagtgctgctgctgctgctcggGGTGCCCCCGCGAGGCCTGGCACTGCCGCCCATCCGCTATTCCCACGCTGGCATCTGCCCCAACGACATGAACCCCAACCTCTGGGTGGATGCTCAGAGCACCTGCAAGCGGGAGTGTGAGACGGACCAG GAGTGTGAGACCTATGAGAAGTGCTGCCCCAACGTGTGCGGGACCAAGAGCTGTGTGGCGGCCCGCTACATGGACGTGAAGGGGAAGAAGGGCCCGGTGGGCATGCCCAAGGAGGCCACGTGCGACCACTTCATGTGTCTGCAGCAGGGCTCCGAGTGTGACATCTGGGACGGCCAGCCTGTGTGTAAATGCAAAGATCGCTGTGAGAAGGAGCCCAGTTTTACCTGCGCTTCGGACGGCCTCACCTATTATAACCGCTGCTACATGGACGCGGAGGCCTGCTCCAAGGGCATCACGCTGGCCGTGGTCACCTGCCGCTATCACTTCACCTGGCCCAACACCAGCCCCCCGCCGCCCGAGACCACCGTGCGCCCCACCACGGCCTCCCCGGAGACCCCCGGGCTGGACATGGTGGCCCCAGCTCTGCTCAACCACCCTGTGCACCAGTCGGTCAGCATGGGGGAGACGGTGAGCTTCCTCTGTGACGTGGTGGGCCGGCCCCGGCCTGAGATCACCTGGGAGAAGCAGCTGGAGGATCGAGAGAACGTGGTCATGTGGCCCAACCATGTGCGCGGCAACGTGGTGGTCACCAACATTGCCCAGCTGGTCATCTATAACGCCCAGCCGCAGGACGCCGGCATCTACACCTGCACAGCCCGCAACGCCGCCGGGGTCCTTCGCGCCGACTTCCCGCTGTCGGTGGTCAGGGGGGCGCCGGCCGCGGCCAGCGTGGAGGGCAGCGTCAACGCCACGGCTTTCCCCGCGGCTGAGTGCCTGCAGCCGCCCGACAGCGAGGACTGCGGCGAGGAGCAGACCCGCTGGCACTTCGACGCCCAGGCCAACAACTGCCTCACCTTCCCCTTCGGCCACTGCCACCGCAACCGCAACCACTTTGAGACCTACGAGGCCTGCGTGCTGGCCTGCATGAGCGGGCCGCTGGCCGTGTGCAGCCTGCCCGCCCTGCAGGGGCCCTGCAAGGCCTACGCGCCCCGCTGGGCCTACAACAGCCAGACGGGCCAGTGCCAGTCCTTCGTCTACGGCGGCTGCGAGGGCAACGGCAACAACTTCGAGAGCCGTGAGGCCTGCGAGGAGTCCTGCCCCTTCCCTCGGGGGACCCCGCGCTGCCCGGCCTGCAAGCCCAGGCAGAAGCTCGTTACCAGCTTCTGCCGGAGCGACTTTGTCATCTTGGGCCGAGTCTCCGAGGTGACGGAGGAGCCCGACTCGGGTCGCGCCCTGGTGACCGTGGATGAGGTCCTAAAGGATGAGAAGATGGGCCTCAAGTTCCTGGGCCGGGAGCCGCTGGAGGTCACCCTGCTGCACGTGGACTGGACCTGCCCCTGCCCCAATGTGACGGTGGGCGACACCCCGCTCATCATCATGGGCGAGGTGGACAGCGGCATGGCCATGCTGCGGCCCGAGAGCTTCGTGGGGGCGTCGAGCAGCCGGCGGGTTAGGAAGCTGCGTGAGGTCATGCACAAGAAGACCTGCGACGTCCTCAAGGAGTTCCCGGGCTTGCAGTGa
- the TOB1 gene encoding protein Tob1 — MQLEIQVALNFIISYLYNKLPRRRVNIFGEELERLLKKKYEGHWYPEKPYKGSGFRCIHIGEKVDPVIEQASKESGLDIDDVRGNLPQDLSVWIDPFEVSYQIGEKGPVKVLYVDDNNENGCELDKEIKNSFNPEAQVFMPISDPASSVSSSPSPPFGHSAAVSPTFMPRSTQPLTFTTATFAATKFGSTKMKNSGRSNKVARTSPINLGLNVNDLLKQKAISSSMHSLYGLGLGSQQQPQQQQPSQPPPPPPPPQQQQQQQKTSALSPNAKEFIFPNMQGQGSGTNGMFPGDSPLNLSPLQYSNAFDVFAAYGGLNEKSFVDGLNFSLNNMQYSNQQFQPVMAN, encoded by the coding sequence ATGCAGCTTGAAATCCAAGTAGcactaaattttattatttcatatttgtacAATAAGCTTCCCAGGAGACGTGTCAACATTTTTGGTGAAGAGCTTGAAAGACTTCTTAAGAAGAAATATGAAGGGCACTGGTATCCTGAAAAGCCATACAAAGGATCAGGGTTTAGATGTATCCACATAGGGGAGAAAGTGGACCCAGTGATTGAACAAGCATCCAAAGAGAGTGGTTTGGACATTGATGATGTTCGTGGCAATCTGCCGCAGGATCTTAGTGTTTGGATCGACCCGTTTGAGGTTTCCTACCAGATTGGTGAAAAGGGACCAGTGAAGGTGCTTTATGTGgatgataataatgaaaatggaTGTGAGTTGGATAAGGAGATCAAAAACAGCTTTAACCCAGAGGCCCAGGTTTTTATGCCCATAAGTGACCCAGCCTCCTCAGTGTCCAGCTCTCCATCACCTCCCTTTGGTCACTCTGCTGCTGTAAGCCCTACTTTCATGCCCCGGTCCACTCAGCCTTTAACCTTTACCACTGCCACTTTTGCTGCCACCAAGTTCGGCTCTACCAAAATGAAGAATAGTGGCCGCAGCAACAAGGTTGCTCGTACTTCTCCTATCAACCTCGGCTTGAATGTGAATGACCTCTTGAAGCAGAAAGCCATCTCGTCCTCAATGCACTCTCTGTACGGGCTTGGCCTGGGGAGCCAGCAGCAGCCACAACAGCAGCAGCCATCCCAGCCaccgccgccaccaccaccaccacagcagcagcagcaacagcagaaaacctctgctctttctcctaatgccaaggaatttatttttcctaatatgCAGGGTCAAGGTAGCGGTACCAATGGAATGTTCCCAGGTGACAGCCCCCTTAACCTCAGCCCTCTCCAGTACAGTAATGCCTTTGATGTGTTTGCGGCCTATGGAGGCCTCAACGAGAAGTCTTTTGTAGATGGCTTGAATTTTAGCTTGAATAACATGCAGTATTCTAACCAGCAATTCCAGCCTGTCATGGctaactaa